AATGAAAGAAGTCTATATCAGTAACATAAAGAAATACCAGCAGCTTTGCACTGATCAAAGATGCAATGCATTCCTACAAAAGAATATGCAGGTTCAGCCCCTCGGCGGCGTAGGGaatcattatcacttgcagttGAGCTGAAACTTGTTCTGTGAGTAGAAGGCAGGTTGGTACTTCGCAGGTCCTGCAAATGAAATTcacacatggaaaaaaaattaatcaatgaaGTGGTACTTTCAAAGTTATAATCAATAACTAAAAATCACAAGAAATTAAGTTGGTAGTTCCTGGCGCAGAATGGAAGCTAAAGTCCAATGAGAAGAGAAGAGGTGGAATGGGCAGATGAAGATTAGTTAGTAGTTATACACATACATGgatattttgctttgtttttccttGTAAGTGAGAAAAGGGGCTTTAGCTCTATTTAATCAGTTAACTTTTACTTTCTACTCGggtaagaatatttttttcagcaaTTAAGTTTAAGGTTGATGAGTTGACATAAAAGTAAAACGCATAACTTGTCAGATCATACTAATGTCAAATATCAAACATGTTAGAAAAGGGAGGTAGTGGGGACAGGTGCCATGGCAGGTTCCTTGAATAAGTACATTACttgtgaaaaaatatatttttaactctaTGGAGCCTGTTAAGAGTTTATGGCAGAAGCACTAAATGCAGTCAGAGGTAcagataaaaatttttaattatcaaaagaaaatccACAAGAAACTGAAGCATACCCTGCTGGAAGTCCAACTGTCCACCTCGAACAAATGGGAAGGTGGAGTCGTAGATTGAAGCCATCGCCCACTGATGCATCAACCAGTAAATCATCCTGATGTCAGAATTGTATAGAGAAATAGATTTAAAATAGAAGTCACAACTCACAAAGTGCATTTTTATACAAGTTCATGTTGATTCTCAATACAGAgtgaaagaaaataacattagCTCAGTTAGATATATAGAAATGTTCCTTGATGTAAGGGAAGTCAAATGTCAGATGGTTGCAAAAATTTCCGAACCCCTGGTGCAAAGGTGTGCGAGTATAATTCAGTTAGTACAAGATGTCAATCAATATACACAACTAGCTGCACTCAAGTAAAGTATCAGCAACCTGTTTCCGGGAGTGCTTTGGTGGCTTGGCAAACCATCCCAATTTCTTGGCCTGCGAATGTAATTACGATAGCTCGTATACCCTTTTCCATTGCATCTCCAATCCTTCATAAAATGCATTCATAATAAGAACTTGTAGAAGAAATGATTATATTTCATTTGTGCAGTCCTGCTACTTGCTAGAAAAGTAACTTTAGTTTCATaggtaataaaatgaaaaacactagAATACTTGAAATTTCTTctcaatgaaaatgaaaaaacacaaaaagaataaGGCATCACAAAGAAAACCAGATAGCTACTTGTTAGACCATTCTCAAAGCGTCATTTGACAGGGTACCATTACTATACTATATCAATGTTGCTAACCACTCGATTGGGGCTGGGCTTAACAAAATCATCCCACAATGAAAGTAAATTCAAGATGTTGATTAAACTCGTCTCATGAATCATTGAAACAAGATACAGTGCCATGACAACAATTCATCTAGAAACAATCAGAAATTCATTGTTTTAGACTGCACAAGTCTTCCAAATTATTCCAAAGGAAGTAAGTTCAGTAAAGGCGCACACACGAATCAAGAGTTATAATTTCTAACTTGACTTTTGTTCTAAATCTAATCCAATGAGCACCCTCATTaaccattttctttaaataaaaaaacgttCCTCCCAGCTTGATCAGCTACCAATTCTCTCCTAAACTAAGCTCCATCCAGCAACATTTTACAATCCAAACCAGTAGATCTACCAATTACGCACTTACGAAACAAAATAATGTGGTgcgcataataataataataaaaaacgaacgagttaataataataataataagcttcAAAACGACAAGAAGAGTAGAGAGAAAGCTTACAAGACGGCGGCGAACACCGGACTCGGCTTTCCTGTAGAGAAGGAGACGGCGAATGCCGATGTAATCAGGATCGGAATCCGAAGTAACAGGCTGAAGCAAACAGCTGAATAATTCTGGATctacatttttcttcttatccttATTCTCTtcatcattattgttattattattattctcgtTTCTGTTAGATTCTGTTGAGCCGTTGTTTACTTTGTCGTTGCTGTTGTTATCTACTGGCTCCTCCACCTGCTCCGCCATTTTATTGAGACTCCGATGCATTCTTCATTACAGATCGTCGGGAGAATTAGCAGGAGTGATAGAAgtagcaatttttttatttttattttttaatgtggggagggttttgataaatgtttGAAGGAGGAGctggagggagggagagagtgCAGATTGATGGAAGGGAGGGGATGGCCGTTAATCGGTGATGGGTTGAACTTCACGCGACTCAAATAGAAAGGATGAAGGGACTTTGTTAcgaaattttatatcaaatagtATACTAGTTTTAATCACTTCCGTAAAGTTTACTTACTTATCCGTAACAAATCCTCTCcgttttccctttttcttttttattttccacgAATCATCCATCGTTGCAAACAtggaagttaaaaaaacaagtggaatttttactgaaaaaacattttcttgttttttattcttgagaTCCGGATTAACATGTGGATCCAATCCTgacttaaaaaaactttgatgacCAAATTAAGTTACTTTTTTAGCTTCGGTGTAGCTCGAAAAgtcaatcaaattattaaaaattctactaaattaaactaatttaatttaatttaaaatttaaattaaatcaatatattaaaccGAGCTAATTaaggatgattattttttgttcggttcagtttttatcaaaaaacagtaactaaactgaaattttaaaaaaaaaaaaacctaaaccggttcaaaccgactggtttcggtttagttcggttttttaggacaaaaactggttcaacccggtttggctcggtttttccggtttggctcggttttttgcaTATATAACTGAAACTGACCGAACCagccggtttttttaaaattttaatcagttttttttttcagttcagtttttttagttattttttttattttcttgatttaattaattttttgatttttttactcatttttagccaatattaacataaattgatttgaaaatagcTAGCGAGAATTCACAAGGAATGCTTGCAATAGCTAATAGAGATGGAATTCGATGAATAAAATTCCATGACTTTCGTGGATTTAGAGTAATGGTAGTTAACATTCTCGaaagaaagacaagaaaaaaaaaagggtgtaaTACTAGTAAATTGTAATTGGCAAACGATTACAAGCATAAGATTGActttgttttggaatttttagATTCATTTCCCTTTCTAGGAGGTGTCTGGAAGTTTTTTTACCGGTTaagatttaaagtattttttactcaaaaatatattaaaataatattttttatttttaaaaaattattattaatagcagcatatcaaaaatatctaaaaatatataaaaaaataattttaagcaaaaaatatttgaattttttaaaaacatgatttcaacAACGCTCCCGAACAATAGCTCTAGATGAGATGGAAAAGTATagataaattattatgattCACTTTACAATGCATGTAATTATATCAAAAGCTAAATGATGTGAGGAAATCACTGTAGATCAATAGATCTTTTACTGTGAATTGTAATAgtattttcacttttaattttttattttttcaagagacgtttttctttttcttccccagCAAAAGGGTGGCACTCGCGCCATTAAGGAGGCGCTTGTGACGCTTCTTGGTGGCCAAATCTGGCCATCTGTTGTCTCACTGAATACGCAGTTGTGCCCTCTTCCACATGATGTGGCGCGCGTAGACAGATAATGATTGGATTGCCGTCAGTGATCAAttgattgtgttttttctttctttttttctctcctgacaactaaagtgcacaattatcttctttgtttgttatttgtcaaatcaGGCATGGCTGTAAGACCCAAGTCGCTTAGGTCTGATATGGTTACTAGTCCCAAGTCGCTTCGGTCTAGACCCAAGCACTTGACAACCATGTCAGATCCACgcttgggtcaaattaaaaaatttcaaaagcatgattggactgcaaaaacaaataatgtttCATTCAAGCaggatttttcattcatatacaGTAGAACTTATGCaaactcttttttgtttgtgcaacttattttataaatttgttatattcgaagaggagataataaaaaaaaatattgacccaCACCAGGCCAagcctaaaaaaatatcagacaTGCGCCTAGGTCTAGCaaccatgccagacccaagcatCATGGGTCTGACAACCATGACAAACCCAAATGCCTTGGGTCTGACAATCATATTTAGTGTCACACCCAGACACGTGGGCTGACATGGTTGCCAGATCCAAGCTGTCTAGGTCTGGCAATCATGTACAAGTGTACTGTGGAATAAGACACAATCCACTGTAAACTTGCACAATGCATTTTCCAAGCTCTGAAGGCTTGGGATGAGGCTAATGTTATCTTTCCAcaaaaagttaaattatcattttactttttagttgaaaaaattaaagccTTGGTTGTAGGGGTATTTCGGTATTTTTCATAGGCTCATTAGTCATTAAATGTTTCAACGTAAGTATAGTAGTCTATTTCACGATTATttgtatagtaaaaatattattttagccctaagattaacaaaattaaaacatgttgcccaaggtttttttttttttaacctttcacaaattgttaaataagttaaaatacatctttaaccttgaaaaagatgaaaaaaagaagaagactttTCATATAAggatatttttgttctttcacacTGTTTGTTTTCTGTGTAATTTTCATATAGggatatttttgttctttcacacTGTTTGTTTTCTGTGTAATTTTCTATAATCATAAAGAacattttggtattttaatattgttttattatttttaaatttcaaaaattgcGCCAGACCCATATTTACTTGGATCTGACAAACAAGCAAAACCCAAATTACTTGGATGCCAGACCCAAATAACATGGATCTAACATATTTGCCTACGTTACTTGACTCTTGACCTAGCATGATTATCAAATGCAAGATACTTAAAACATTCActatacttttaatatattttttaaaaaaattaatattgagaaCGAGCCAATATCCTAATACACTTTCATTTGGTGTATTTTGCCGTATgatcagcaaaaaaaaattttttgtcACAAACGCTGACCACCAAAGGGGCCAAGGGACGATTCGTGATTGCGGTCCACTTCTCTATATGAGAATTTTATTCCAGGAAATGAAAGGATCTCGAGAACTGATTGATCACGAATCGGAATTTGTTGAGTCATCGACAGGATGCCAGTATCTGTTGTAAAACCACACGGTGTCAGCTTCCACAGCATATCCATCTTGATTGCGGTGCCAGCCATAGTAAGCATGGGTTCTGTTCTTAATATCGAAAATGGCATGACCAAAACTGGCCTCGCGGTATGCTGAGTATTCTGGCTGTGGATACGTCATGCTGCAAGATATGGTAAGATCATGATATATTTAACATTGCAAGACAACTTGGAGATGTATATCAGAGAAGATTAGTTCATTTATTCAATGATCTTACCTTGTTGCCAGGCCCTCTATATTTCCTCCATCACCAATGGTAATGTAAACTGGGGCAGTTTGATCTCTTACCGGTACACACTGTCCGTTTACAATGTTGTATGCAATGTTGGATATGCGCTCCTGCAGAGACAATGCACCAATTGTTACTTTGACAAAGATTTCACATTCAAATCTAGTCTGGTAGTTCTTTCTGATTGCAAACAACCTCAAACTTCTCTTCAATGATCTGATAGTACTGACGATCTCATCGTATTAGATAAGCTTAAAGGATTTGCATTTAATGTCATTctgaagcaaaaacaaaactgaaGCCAAACAGAGGAATCTTTACAAAACTTTGGACGTTTTTTAGAAAGTTATAATAGACATCCCAAAAGGTGGAAAGAAAGCATTTCAAGAGAAACATGAACCTGATCACATGATTTATAACTTATAAGGGATAAGGGACACTTACAGATCGTTCATAGGCATGAACATGACCAGCAAACACAACATCAACTTTGTACTTAACAAACCATGGCTCGTACATTACTCTCATGGTCTCCCCTTCCATGTAATGATACTCGTAGCTATTATACCACGGAGAATGGATAAGAACAACCAACCATGGTGTCTCACTCCTGTTAACTTTTGGTAGCTCTTCTTCAAGCCATTGGTATTGAGGAGTATATTTGCCTAAAAACAAGATAGAAAAACAGATGCAATTACGCAAAAGCAGGGATTATACTTGATTTTCCAAATAACTGAATGCAGGTATCAAAATGAAGAGATTACAGGAGTTATGGTAAACAATTGCACTAAATATGAGCAGCGTACAAGTCATGATTTCCAAGGTCTCTTCCTAAGCAATATATGCACTCGACATTTATGTCTAACAAAAAAATGGCCTGAACCAATGTTTGATGAAAATAAGTTGCACATACACTGATACACACACTCAGTCTTTTGTTCATTCTATTTTACGACTCTTGAAGAAGTAAAACCCTTACCATATGCCGAGTATGAAGACAACACAATGATGTATGCTGAAGCCCTCTTGATTGAGTACCAAAAAGGAGCGGTGCTTTGCGCTGCTCTATAAGGGACATGGTAGCGGTGAGTATAAGGCTTAAAAGGTTTAGTTTCACCCTGCAACGACATTTCATTCTTTTgttaagaattttcttttcagcAGCTTCTGTGCATTTATCAAACATGCACATGGAAAACTATGGACTAAAACCATAAAACACAAAGcatcaaaaatcaaaagcagAGGCACCAAGTGCAATTTACTTTCTAAATCAAAGTTAACAATTAAACTCGTAGCAAGCTTTGCATGGACAATAGAAACCACATCGTATCTATAACAGTCAAGTTCAACAACTAAATTAAGGTAGTTGCAACGAAGTTAGTTGGCAAGCAAGATGATATATTGTCGGCACTGAGAAGTAGCCCTCAGAATGGAAATTAACATTTCCTGAGAGAACAAAGTTGAAAGGATATTGGAAGCCATGGATTATTCGAATGGTGTGAGATGAAGCATCTCTACCCATTAGAAAATAAGAATTACAGAAGATACCATCTCCTGTTGGCCTTCACTTATTTCAGAGGTGTCGAAGATATTATTCTTGATTAGATGATAAATAGTAATAGATGCTTACGATATCAGGGGCGAAATCAATCTCATGGTTTCCTGCAGTCCATATCCAAGGCTGATAAGCAACACTTCTCTCTACAAACCTTCCCCATGTATCCCATCTCACATTATCATGATTTGGATAGTTGTCGGCATAAGAGAGGTCTCCAACAAACAAAACTGCTTGCCCTTTTGCTGGGTTATTTTCATAGTGAGTGAGTGTTCTATTTGAATCATAAGTCTGACCAAGATCCCCTGCAAATAAAGTCCCAATAAGAGGACATCAGCGCATGTAAGAACCTGAACATCCTATCCACTGAAAGAATCTTAACCATACACAAATACAGGAGCAAACTGCAGGTATGCATGGACCACAATGCCTATAATATAAGCAAACAGAACCTATAGCAAGCCATACATACCTATGAGACCAAATGTATATGGGACATCAGGACCAACTGCAGGAGGAGTGATAAACCAGAACTGTCTTGTGGTGTTCCCAACCCCTACTACATAGTAATATTTTGTGTTGAACTGCCACAAGAAGTCAGATAAGCAGATTAATCAAAACCATActtaatttgaacaaaaaaggtgaatattttcaagtaaaaatccaAACTCCCAATGAATTTGATTGAGAAACTATCAGGTACCAATACAAAACAGAACATAAACATGGGAGCTGCGAATGAAGCAAAATGAACATCaaatagaacataatttttttaagaaattcacCTCTAAGTTTCTGATGATGCAGTGATGAATGTAGCCAGAGGTGTAATTGTAGAATTTATAGGTATAAGTTTTGCCCTCAGCCTCCTTCTTTTGTTTGCTACTTTCACTCCAGTAAATCACTGTATTTGAACCTGATTCATCAGCAGTCACCCATGACACTATCACTCCCTTCCCCACATGATCTCCTTGTGTTATATGAACCTGTATTTAAATCACCCACATATCAATAAATTAAGGAGAGTCCATCCACTgagaaaatcaacaaaactcTCAAGGAGACTCCCCAGAGTTCTAAGgacaaaaaaacacttaaagtttagttttgcatttttttttaaaaaaaaaaattagaactttCCCTTTCTTAATTGACAAACCCACctaaattacaaatataaaaaagaaaagacaaaattttaatcaatacaTAGACTACATGCTTCAATGAcgaaaataacaagaaaagggCCAGTAAAtaacaagaggaaaaaaaacatgaaaaaaatacacaccTGTTGAGGAGCATTGTAGCCAGGAGGGACTTTAAAAACATCACTATCAAGAGGCATGTCAATAGTTTTCTCCACTTTCCTAACGAAACTACTGGTTTTGCCTCCATGACACAACACAGCCGCattgaaaaccaaaaacaatacaGCAAAAACAATGGATgatgaagaaggagaagagcCCATCTTCTTCAGATTAGATTTCAACACCAAATTCCTGTGCTTTCCGCCTCCAACCCTTTTAACATTCATCCATATAGATATGCTTGCCTGTTTTTAGATACACAGGTGTGGCCCTTACCGTACCATATACTACGGGGGATGTACTGGAACCTGTTATCTATATCATGTTTTGCTTAACAAGGTAGGCCAACCTGTTATCTATACGTCTTGGTTTGAGCCCAAATGGCATCTGGAGTAGAAATTTATGTGGCCATTGATAGATCCAAgaaatgcaaatatatatatgaagaggTTGTTCTTTCTaggaaaattgaaaatataaacgTGACCCTGCAGTCACGGACAGGCCGTTTCATAATTATCGACATCTGTGAAGGGAAAAGGCCAAAAGGGTTCAACAAATTAACCCCATCTGaaatgatattttgagtttGACAACATTATTCCTGTCAGAAATATTAAACTGCTTCTAACAAGATAATAAATTGATTCATGCGactttttttctaagaaagaaGTCCAAGCCCAAAACGAAAGGTGACTTATAATTACGAAGTCTGGGTTACAGAACCACGACAACATCTTGATGGAACACATTACCACTGCCAATAAGAGGATGGTCAAAGTAATTCAGTCCCTAGCCATAAGAGTGAAATCTGCACTCTGATGATCATTACATGGCATTAAAGGTGTTGAAAAACAGGATTATACGTcaaatttactttatttaacACAAACTAATTCATTAAAGTaagataatgaaaatattataaattataatgagtaaattaaattaagaaatggaTATCACAAATTCAGTGGCGGGTCATGATTTTTGAAACCCGATCAACTTAACCTAACATATATACCATGTTATAACACCATGAACTTTTAATGCAATTGctatctttttaattgttgcTTGCATTGGATTTTtaggtaattattttttatatataagaatagTTTCAAGTTCACCATCCATAAATTTATACTGACATGTTAGTGTGGTTACGACTCTTACAGATTTCATTTACAAGCTTGATTTCAATACAACAGTTAGAAAATACTAGGACCTATCTTATCTATTCGATAATAATGATCAGGTAGCTTGATaacttttgtattttaaattgaggcctttaaaataaaatacttgtaAAACACATAAGATCATAAAAGTTTCCTTAAGTGTTTACCTTATCATTATTACTACATTTTACAACTATATGAATTTgtatcctttttaatttaatatttcatcTTCAATCACTGATgaactcttcttttttattaaacaaattatattatatcattaaacATGTAACAACTCTTTGATTTAACATCTGTTTCATAACTCATCTCAATATGATTTTCActcatttcttttatgtttattggATTTATTGTAACTTTTTCATAACATATTCTCTTTCCGCATCGTATTTTATCTATACCAATTCTATCCCTTGGGCACATTTAGTTTATGCCATCATTTCATTTCACAACACCCTTAATTTATGCCACATTTCGTCTCTCCATTACAATTATATGACTTGTTGACTTTTccaagcttttattttattttgatcaattgattttgttagtttatcatattattcattatatcattatttattcattaatatcaattttaatttcaagtctATGATATTCATTATGACTTATtcatataaattctttttaaattcagtATATTTCCGGTCCATCTCTGGTTTACATAtatgtttcttctattttcatATATCTTACGTTCAATCTGACCcttttaattatgtattttatcttgaatatatttttttaaaaaaatatttataatacatttaaatatttctttccaactgaaatattttttgtatccaTCTGTGGCAAGTTCCgttatttttccaattcaaatGTTCCTCTTGCTCATTTATGACATATTTCAATATTTCTTTATCTTAATAACTTCCTTTCTTATGTCTATTTATAgcatattcaaatatttttccatcttctatttttcttatacCTATTTATGGTGTATTCAATATCacataataaatttttctattagggacaattaatatattataagttAAATCTCATTATCATGACTCATTCAAATATCACATATTAAAATGCCATGGTTGTGGTCCATGCAATTTTTCAGCATCATATTATGTGGTTGtgatctatttaattttttatattatcattttcatCGTTGTATTCTATTTAATTTCCACATTTTAAATTCCCACAtacttaaatttttctttgctttaccaGCATGATTTGcataatattacttttttatgtcttgtgagcataatttatttatattaattcattACCCCGTAAgcattatttttgtaaaattatttgagtCTTTACAAAGTGACCGACTATGATACTCATTAATCATATTAGTCACCATCCAAACAGTAGACTATATCTGTATCCATAATCTACGCTCAAATGTCCAACTATAATATTCATCAATCATATTAGTCTTCGTTTGAATAATACTTTCACTAGGTAAGTTCTCGAAAAAGATTGGAAGTGTCATAAAAGGTCTCGTTTAAACTCATTCTCCTTAGATAGAACTTACTAGATAATATATGTTCACTGCACTAGTTTTTTGTATATGTAAACAGTAACACATACATGAGTAATATTATATACATGAACAAATCCAACCAAATAACATTGATGTCATTTTTAGATttagaaattcgctaaatatgAACCTTTTTACAACAACAACTTCAACCTTGAACTTTTTgttaaaagtgttttaaaatgTCTTTCACTCTTAATTAAACTATACACATCATATTGTGTATTATTTAATCTAttcaaaatgtaattttttttacgcATGAAATCACTATGATTTCCTACGTCTAAAGCTACTATAATAATGAAactaaattcattatttaacaactttaatattttttcctacGTACatataaatcaacattttatGTTGTCACCATTTAAAGTTCTGTATATTAAACTTTTCTGGTTTCTCACTATGCATCACAAAAGGTGATGGTGAAATCCTCACTATCGAAGTAGTATTTACCGAAGCAATATTGGTTGAAAAAACCAATTCTTGAGTTAAAAgcatgatataaattataaaaacaatagccaataatatttataaataaatatttcagctccacaaaaaataattaaaataatataaacttgaaataaagcaacttgataaaacaaaaatatttaaattatgaaagataaaaaaataaacacttttgtttattttagttcatATTAAACATGTATTATGTCAAAACATTATGTTTAAACAAGAAAGACAAAATGCATGATTATACCAACAAGTTTGCAACTAACATgtataaactaaacaaagatATAAACATGGTTTATAAAAACTTAGTTCATAAAATATATACCATGCAACAACTCAAAGAGATTCAAATAAATtgcatgaattataattttagaaaataaactataactttaaaaaaacaatataaaaaccttctaaaattaaataaagaaaaaaaacataaagctaTAAGCAAACCAAaaggttataaattaaaatatatagtatTGAAATAAATCTATCTGTGagaatataacaaattaaaacaaagttaaattataacttaaattttaaataggcTAATATCTCTTTAACAATTAATCtatgtaattaatattattttttcccacatgataaactaaacaaagtCTAGTACAAAGAGTAAAGCCTTAAGATTATAGATCCAAAGTTTGTAGATATGTATAATAGACTAGTGAgcagaaatatttaatttatcgtCACAAAGGCATGTTAAATAAAAGATGGCGGATAAAAGCCTAGAGTTTATACATATTTAAAACTATAGGGATGTAAAAgcataactaaaaacaaatgtgctttcaacacaaaaataataatataactttagcatgcatactaagcatatattcaaacttgtaatatatataagaCCGAAGTCCTAAcatgcatactaataataaaaataataatttttaaattaaaataaaaatggtactTACTTGTTAAAACACCTTAAATTAATGAatcttttattgttgtcaatGATGAATCATTTGTCCTTAAGGCTTTATTGTTCTTCACTTGTGCAACTAGAATGTTTGCAATATGTCTTCCAAGATTCCAACAACATTATATTGGTTTAAAAGCACTTCTAAACAAGGTCTTCGAACCAAAGATTATGTAACTTAATATCTCTCAACAAGATGAACCTAAGCGCtagattttagagaaaaaaaagcataaaaaggaataaaaacactaaaaatgagGTAAGAAAAAGTgtggaaaaatataaaaaatacaagttaaaaactctttctttatcctttttttatagtgaattttgaaagttaaaatattaaagaattaattattgatggatcgatgtatttcatactgaaaacctttttttttctcataaaaccCATGACTAGAAGGGACCAAGAGAAATAAGATCCATTATATAAGCTCACAGAGCCCAAAGCCGTGTAGCAAGAAGGTCTGGCAAAATGCCAGGCCCAACACCCATTAGGCATAAGTCGCACGACTCCTTTGGGTCTGGCGAGATATCAGACCTAACCCTTTAGGCCCGGCTACGCACTGTGCTCAAGCGCCTGCGGGTCTAGCGAGATGTTAGACCCAACCTCATTGGGCTCAACTACACCCCCGGTCCAAGCTCTTGTGGGTTTATAGAGATTTCAGACCCAACCCCCCTGGGCTTGGATATGTACTAGAGCCAAGATGCTAGA
The DNA window shown above is from Populus trichocarpa isolate Nisqually-1 chromosome 4, P.trichocarpa_v4.1, whole genome shotgun sequence and carries:
- the LOC7461240 gene encoding purple acid phosphatase 2; amino-acid sequence: MNVKRVGGGKHRNLVLKSNLKKMGSSPSSSSIVFAVLFLVFNAAVLCHGGKTSSFVRKVEKTIDMPLDSDVFKVPPGYNAPQQVHITQGDHVGKGVIVSWVTADESGSNTVIYWSESSKQKKEAEGKTYTYKFYNYTSGYIHHCIIRNLEFNTKYYYVVGVGNTTRQFWFITPPAVGPDVPYTFGLIGDLGQTYDSNRTLTHYENNPAKGQAVLFVGDLSYADNYPNHDNVRWDTWGRFVERSVAYQPWIWTAGNHEIDFAPDIGETKPFKPYTHRYHVPYRAAQSTAPFWYSIKRASAYIIVLSSYSAYGKYTPQYQWLEEELPKVNRSETPWLVVLIHSPWYNSYEYHYMEGETMRVMYEPWFVKYKVDVVFAGHVHAYERSERISNIAYNIVNGQCVPVRDQTAPVYITIGDGGNIEGLATSMTYPQPEYSAYREASFGHAIFDIKNRTHAYYGWHRNQDGYAVEADTVWFYNRYWHPVDDSTNSDS